The Linepithema humile isolate Giens D197 chromosome 7, Lhum_UNIL_v1.0, whole genome shotgun sequence genome has a window encoding:
- the yki gene encoding transcriptional coactivator YAP1 isoform X1, which translates to MALNQDVDQLSKSNLVVRIDQNSESDLQALFDTVLKPDSKRPLQVPLRMRNLPDSFFNPPSTGSKSPSISHSRENSADSAFGTAVTATPSNGGGSGAPNAGTNGAGGGGGGGGGGGGGGGNAAGAAGTGGGAGAGSGTNSAAGAVAAAAAAAAAAAAVAGLTVAHPRAHSSPASLQQTYASAQQAPQHAPQPHARHHHHQKQRSYDVISTVDDLGPLPHGWEQARTPEGQIYFLNHLTRTTTWEDPRKTAAAASVAAVAAAVESSKSTGNSLGPLPDGWEQARTAEGEIYFINHQTRTTSWFDPRIPTHLQRTPASGAMLPQSWLQQSTGGGIQSNQSLQACQQKLRLQSLQLERERLKQRQQEIMRQQEMMMRQTTDAAMDPFLSGINEQHARQESADSGLGLSSAYSLPHTPEDFLANMDDNMDGTNDRHCVLNDLTKRLYRSHKYINGSAPMETPDLSTLSDNIDSTDDLLPSLQLSEDFSSDILDDVQSLINPNTTKPENVLTWL; encoded by the exons ATGGCGCTGAACCAAGACGTGGACCAGTTGTCCAAGAGCAACCTCGTCGTCAGAATTGATCAGAATTCCGAGTCTGATCTGCAGGCGCTGTTCGACACCGTCCTGAAGCCCGACTCCAAGCGGCCGCTACAGGTGCCGCTGCGCATGCGCAATCTGCCGGATTCCTTCTTCAACCCGCCGTCCACCGGCAGCAAGAGCCCGTCGATCTCGCACTCGCGTGAAAACTCCGCGGATTCCGCATTCGGCACCGCTGTTACCGCGACACCGAGCAACGGTGGAGGCAGCGGCGCGCCTAATGCAGGCACGAACGgcgccggcggcggcggcggcggcggcggcggcggcggtggcggcggcggtaaCGCCGCAGGTGCCGCAGGTACAGGCGGTGGTGCGGGTGCCGGCAGCGGCACAAATAGCGCCGCAGGTGCGGTCGCAGCAGCAGCCGCTGCTGCAGCGGCAGCCGCCGCCGTAGCTGGCCTCACCGTTGCTCATCCCCGCGCCCATAGCAGTCCGGCCTCCCTCCAGCAGACGTATGCTTCGGCGCAGCAGGCGCCCCAACACGCGCCGCAGCCTCACGCGCGTCACCATCATCATCAAAAGCAGCGCAGCTACGACGTCATCAGCACGGTCGACGACCTAGGTCCACTGCCGCACGGATGGGAGCAGGCACGCACCCCTGAGGGCCAGATCTACTTCCTCAA TCACTTAACGCGCACTACGACATGGGAAGACCCCCGCAAAACGGCTGCGGCTGCAAGTGTAGCGGCGGTAGCTGCTGCAGTCGAAAGCAGCAAGTCTACCGGAAACTCGCTCGGACCACTGCCCGATGGATGGGAACAAGCGCGTACAGCCGAGGGCgagatttatttcatcaatcATCAGACCCGCACTACCTCGTGGTTCGATCCGCGAATCC CGACGCACCTCCAGAGAACCCCGGCGTCCGGCGCGATGCTGCCGCAGAGCTGGCTCCAGCAATCCACCGGCGGCGGCATCCAGAGCAATCAAAGCCTACAGGCCTGTCAGCAAAAACTGCGTCTTCAGTCACTACAGTTGGAACGTGAACGCCTTAAGCAACGGCAACAAGAGATCATGCGCCAG CAAGAGATGATGATGCGGCAGACCACAGACGCTGCCATGGATCCATTCTTGTCGGGCATTAACGAGCAACACGCGCGCCAGGAGAGCGCCGACAGCGGCCTGGGACTTAGTTCCGCTTACTCCCTTCCTCATACGCCGGAAGATTTCCTCGCCAATATGGATGATAACATGGACGGCACGAACG ACAGGCACTGTGTCTTGAATGATCTTACGAAACGATTATACCGAAGccataagtatataa aCGGAAGCGCGCCAATGGAGACACCTGATCTGTCAACTTTGAGCGACAACATCGATTCGACTGACGATCTTTTGCCGTCGCTTCAG CTGAGCGAGGATTTCAGCAGCGACATTTTGGACGACGTGCAATCACTCATAAATCCTAATACGACAAAACCAGAGAACGTGCTGACGTGGCTGTAG
- the yki gene encoding transcriptional coactivator YAP1 isoform X2 encodes MALNQDVDQLSKSNLVVRIDQNSESDLQALFDTVLKPDSKRPLQVPLRMRNLPDSFFNPPSTGSKSPSISHSRENSADSAFGTAVTATPSNGGGSGAPNAGTNGAGGGGGGGGGGGGGGGNAAGAAGTGGGAGAGSGTNSAAGAVAAAAAAAAAAAAVAGLTVAHPRAHSSPASLQQTYASAQQAPQHAPQPHARHHHHQKQRSYDVISTVDDLGPLPHGWEQARTPEGQIYFLNHLTRTTTWEDPRKTAAAASVAAVAAAVESSKSTGNSLGPLPDGWEQARTAEGEIYFINHQTRTTSWFDPRIPTHLQRTPASGAMLPQSWLQQSTGGGIQSNQSLQACQQKLRLQSLQLERERLKQRQQEIMRQQEMMMRQTTDAAMDPFLSGINEQHARQESADSGLGLSSAYSLPHTPEDFLANMDDNMDGTNDGSAPMETPDLSTLSDNIDSTDDLLPSLQLSEDFSSDILDDVQSLINPNTTKPENVLTWL; translated from the exons ATGGCGCTGAACCAAGACGTGGACCAGTTGTCCAAGAGCAACCTCGTCGTCAGAATTGATCAGAATTCCGAGTCTGATCTGCAGGCGCTGTTCGACACCGTCCTGAAGCCCGACTCCAAGCGGCCGCTACAGGTGCCGCTGCGCATGCGCAATCTGCCGGATTCCTTCTTCAACCCGCCGTCCACCGGCAGCAAGAGCCCGTCGATCTCGCACTCGCGTGAAAACTCCGCGGATTCCGCATTCGGCACCGCTGTTACCGCGACACCGAGCAACGGTGGAGGCAGCGGCGCGCCTAATGCAGGCACGAACGgcgccggcggcggcggcggcggcggcggcggcggcggtggcggcggcggtaaCGCCGCAGGTGCCGCAGGTACAGGCGGTGGTGCGGGTGCCGGCAGCGGCACAAATAGCGCCGCAGGTGCGGTCGCAGCAGCAGCCGCTGCTGCAGCGGCAGCCGCCGCCGTAGCTGGCCTCACCGTTGCTCATCCCCGCGCCCATAGCAGTCCGGCCTCCCTCCAGCAGACGTATGCTTCGGCGCAGCAGGCGCCCCAACACGCGCCGCAGCCTCACGCGCGTCACCATCATCATCAAAAGCAGCGCAGCTACGACGTCATCAGCACGGTCGACGACCTAGGTCCACTGCCGCACGGATGGGAGCAGGCACGCACCCCTGAGGGCCAGATCTACTTCCTCAA TCACTTAACGCGCACTACGACATGGGAAGACCCCCGCAAAACGGCTGCGGCTGCAAGTGTAGCGGCGGTAGCTGCTGCAGTCGAAAGCAGCAAGTCTACCGGAAACTCGCTCGGACCACTGCCCGATGGATGGGAACAAGCGCGTACAGCCGAGGGCgagatttatttcatcaatcATCAGACCCGCACTACCTCGTGGTTCGATCCGCGAATCC CGACGCACCTCCAGAGAACCCCGGCGTCCGGCGCGATGCTGCCGCAGAGCTGGCTCCAGCAATCCACCGGCGGCGGCATCCAGAGCAATCAAAGCCTACAGGCCTGTCAGCAAAAACTGCGTCTTCAGTCACTACAGTTGGAACGTGAACGCCTTAAGCAACGGCAACAAGAGATCATGCGCCAG CAAGAGATGATGATGCGGCAGACCACAGACGCTGCCATGGATCCATTCTTGTCGGGCATTAACGAGCAACACGCGCGCCAGGAGAGCGCCGACAGCGGCCTGGGACTTAGTTCCGCTTACTCCCTTCCTCATACGCCGGAAGATTTCCTCGCCAATATGGATGATAACATGGACGGCACGAACG aCGGAAGCGCGCCAATGGAGACACCTGATCTGTCAACTTTGAGCGACAACATCGATTCGACTGACGATCTTTTGCCGTCGCTTCAG CTGAGCGAGGATTTCAGCAGCGACATTTTGGACGACGTGCAATCACTCATAAATCCTAATACGACAAAACCAGAGAACGTGCTGACGTGGCTGTAG